CGATACTTTACTTTCCTCGACAGATTGATTTACCCATTTAATAATGGGAATGTTGGGAAATGTGGGACTTTGCTCTGAGGTAATATACTGTCCACCTTGTAAGAGATGAATTTCTAATCCATTGGAGGAATAGCGCCAGAGTTCTAGTACCCCTAAACGTTGATAATGTTCTAAGCGAGTTCGAGAAGTCAGATCGATTTCTATGGCTAAATCAGGAGGGGGGTCAAGGGTCAAATCGAGTCGCTCTTTGCCAATAATTGCTGCTTGATTTTGAATATAAAAACAGGCATCCGGTTCAACTGCTTGAGTCATTTGGGCATTTTTTAAGGTAGTTGACCCTAACGATTCATAATTTCTCCCCTGTTCGTTCAGTAGGATTTTGACCATATCGCCAATGATTTCTTTGGCTTTTTCATGTTCTGGGAGAGGAACCATTATTTCTAATAACCCATGACTATAAGACAGCCTGACAGCAGGATGTTCGCCAAATTCAGTTAAAAAGTTGTCTAATTGCTGCCAGCTCACATTGTCTAGCAAGATTTGCTGCCCAGCTTGGATTTTGAGGGGGTTGAATTCTAACAACATTAGAGAAAAAAGTGTTAGATGTAATTAATGGTATGATAATATATCATGCTTCAAAAGTCAATCATATATAGATAAGGAAGATGTTTATTTCTGTAGAATCCCTAACTTTCAATTAACCTCTAACTCATGAAAAGTCTACTGATTACCGGAACGGATACGGAAACGGGCAAAAGTGTCTTAACGACAGCCCTGATTGCTTATTGGCAAACCTATTATCCAAACCAGTCTCTGGGGGTGATGAAACCGATTCAATCTGGGGTGGGAGATCTGGAACTTTATCTCGATTTATTCACCCTCGACCAGTCTCCAGAATCGATTACTCCTCTCTATCTGCAAACTCCTGTAGCCCCTCCGATCGCCGCAGAAGTGGAGAATAGAACCATTGACCTTGCCCCTATATGGCAGGCGTTTACTAGCCTTCAGAAGAGCAAAGAGCGGGTGCTGGTGGAAGGTTTGGGGGGGTTGGGTTCGCCCATTACCCATGAGTTGGTGATTGCGGATTTGGCTAGGGATTGGAAGCTGCCGACGGTGTTGGTGGTTCCGGTTAAGTTGGGGGCGATCGCCCAAACCGTCGCTAATGTTGCCCTCGCTCGTCAATATCGCGTCCCTCTGATCGGACTGGTACTCAACTGCACCCATCCCTGCACCCCCACGGAGCAGGAACACTGGGCCCCCATTGACCTGATCGAGTCCCTGACGCAAATGCCAATTCTGGGCACACTCCCCTATTTAGAGAACCCCAGGGATGTCAAAAAACTGACTCAAGCAGCATCTAATCTTGACCTAGAGCGACTTTTTCAGCCATTAAAAATTAATAAAATTAAAGAAAGTTAATCGTTATTCTCTTTCAGTTTTGCGCTAGAATCCTGTTGCCATAGGCTTTTTTCTCTCATAAAGCAGAGAAATCTCAAGGTGATTCCTATAGTATTTTTAGAAGGTTTAGAACCGTGTTATTGTCGATTAAAAACCTTTAAAAAGCGTTATTTTGACAACATGAAATTAGGGCAAATTACTGGATTAGCGTAAGTGATGAAACTGAAGAACCTACTTTTTTTACCTTTGCTGCTGTTAATGGCCTGTGGTTCTCAGGAGATGGGGTCTAACTCCAATTCTAGGGAAGCGATCGCCGCTTGTCCACCGCGAATGACCTTAGCAGTTACCGATATTGTGGGAGAAGAGCGCCTCAAAAACGAGTTTGGCGCATTTCAAACCGCTCTGGGAGAAATCTTAGGGATTCCCATTGACCTCTTTCCCATGAACGATCGCGTCACCGCCGTTCCTGCACTCCTCTTTGAGCGCATCGATCTCGCCCTAGCTGGCCCCTCTGAATATGTCCTCTTAAAAGCCAATGCTGATGCAATTCCCTTAGTCGGGATTACCCGTTCTGGCTATCATACGGTGATTGTGTCTAATGCTAACAGTGGTATTGAAACCTTAGAACAGCTCAAAGGTAAAACCCTAGGGATTCGGGAAGAGGGATCGACAGCGAGTCACTTAGGCGCTCTGAAAATATTAGCCGGGATGGGGTTAAAACCCAATGAGGATTTTAAGGTCGAAATTATTGGCAGCGATCGCGGATTAGTCGTCCTCAAGGAAGGTCAACTCGACGCTTGGTCAGATGGCAACCCTCACTATCAGCGTGCCCTAGGAAAATACAATCTTCAAGCCTCAGATTTTACCCTAATTTCCGAGGGAGACCCGTTACCCAACGATCTGATTGTTGCTAATCCATCTCTGGATGCCAAGTGTATCACCGCATTGCAAGCTAGGATTGTTGAAAATGAAAGGAGGTTAATTGACGCGATTATCGCCTCTCCAGCGAACCAAAAATATGCACAATCGCGAATGGTTGCTGCTCAAGACGAAGATTACGACCTGATTCGGGAAGGATATCAGGCGATCGGTCAAGAAGATTTACTTTCACCCACTGAAGAATCCGTTATTATTCATGAAACCACTCAAGAAAACATGGAGAAATAACCCATGAAAAAATGGCTGACCAACTGGCAAGTTTCCAGTATATTCCGAAAAATTGCTTACGCCAACTTCCTAGTGGTCAGTATTTCCATTACTGGAACAGTTCTAGGATTTTTCATCGGTGATTATTATGAAGAGCAAGCGCAGAAAAACTTAACTCAAGCCACTCAACAAGAAGAGCTACTTCGCAGCTTAGAAACCTATATTCTTAAACTTCGCGCCCATCCTTATAAACTCATTGGCACAGTCGAACAAGCGCTATGGTTTCGTTACGAAATTCAGCAGTTTGAAGAACATATTGATGATATCAAAAGTTTAATTAATGAACTTAATCAATTAGGAAGTCTTTCAGGAAGTGCCGCCCAATCGATTGATGAATTTTGTGAAGAGGCTGAGATAGCGATCGATCGGTATGAAAAACGCTTTCAGGAAATCTGGCCCCAAGTCGATCCCCTGCGATTATCACCGCAAAGCCGAGCAGAGGCTCAACAACAAGTTTTGCTTTCTGTTCTAGAAGATGAAACTCAAAGTATTGATGTTCAATTTGAGAAATTAACCAGTCAACTTGATAAACTGCTTGACATTTCCGAAGAGCAACAAGAAACCGCACACTTACAAACAAAACAGGCAAAAAAAATACGAAAATTAATTATTTCTATTAGTCTAGTTATTTCTACTTCTATGGCATTTATTTTGGCCATTTATACCGGACGAAAAATTGCGAGTCCTATTGAATTAGTGACCAAAACAGCCCAAAAAGTAACCGCAGATTCCAATTATAATCTGGAAGCACCTGTGATTACAAACGATGAAGTTGGAATTTTGGCTAATGCATTTAATCAACTCATTGTCAAGGTCAAAAAACAGATTTATGAACTATCAGAAGCACAATACTTTTTAGAAAAAAGAGTTGAAGAAAGAACCCATAAATTACAGGAAGCTTTAGACTCCCTGCAAGAAACTCAGGCACAACTGATTCAAACCGAAAAAATGTCGAGTTTGGGTGAAATGGTTGCCGGAGTTGCCCATGAAATTAATAATCCCGTGAGTTTTATCCACGGCAATATTACCCATGCCCAGGAATATATAGATGACCTTTTAGATTTATTACTCCTTTACCAAGAAGTTTATGTGGATATTAAACCTGAAATTCAAAACAAAATCGAGGAAATAGACTTGGATTATATTCAATCTGATTTTCCCAAAATCTTAGCTTCAATGCGTATGGGAACCCGCCGAATACAGACCATTGTCTCGTCTTTAAGAAATTTCTCGCGTTTAGATGAATCAGAAGTCAAGGATGTTAATCTTCATGAAGGATTAGATAGCACGTTAATTATTCTCAGTAGCAAAATAAAACCAGAAATTGAAATCATTAAACAGTATGGAGAATTGCCCCAAATTAATTGTTATCCGGCTCAAATCAATCAAGTTTTTCTCAATTTAATTGTCAATGCAATTGATGCGCTCTTGAATAGTGATGTAGAACCCAAAAAGATCTCGATCATCACGGATAGAATCAGCCGCAATCGAGTTCAGGTTAAGATTGAAGATAATGGGCCGGGAATACCTAAAGAGATTCACCATAAGATTTTTAATCCGTTTTTTACCACTAAGCCAATTGGTGAAGGAACAGGGTTAGGTTTAGCGATTTCCTATCGCATTATTGAAAAACATGAGGGTAAACTTGAAGTTATTTCTGAAGTGGGTCAAGGCACTACTTTTAAAATCACGCTTCCCATAAAATCCTAGGGTGGGTAGCAGGGGGTTTTCAAAGTCCGGGGAAATCTTTAAAAGAAAAGATCCCCCCTTGCCCCCCCTTAAAAAAGGGGGATTTTCCGCAAGCGGACATGAAAGGGGGATCAAGATGTCCCACATAACAGCGAAAACTGCTGTCTTATAGCGCTTTCCGCTTCGCGGACATGAACGCGCTAGGGAATAGGGAATAGGGTTGTGGTATAATTTTGAGAATAAAAAAACCCTGCTTATTAAGGGTAATTTAGGGGGATCTCAAGAGAAAAGCTATATGATAGATAACCATGGATCGATCTGAGTATTATGGCCATTGAAATTGAACGCAAATTTCTAGTCAAAGGAGACAGTTGGCGAGGATTAGGCAAAGCTATCCACTATCGCCAAGGTTATATTCGCACTGAAAATCATGCAACTGTGCGCGTGCGAATTGCCGGAGATCGGGGCTACTTAACCCTGAAAACCTTACCCTCTGGGTCTTCTGGCATTCGTCGCCTAGAGTATGAATATCCCATCCCCTTAGAGGATGCCCAGGAAATGCTAGAGTATTTGTGCGATCGCCCCCAAATCGATAAAACTCGCTACACCTTTAACTGGGGCGGCATGGTTTGGGAAGTTGATGAATTTGCCGGAGACAATCAAGGCTTAATCCTCGCAGAAGTTGAACTCACCGATGCCAATCAAGAGATTCAATTACCGGAATGGGTGGGTGAAGAAGTATCCGAAGATTACCGGTATTTTAATTCTTATTTAGCCAGCCATCCCTATAGTCAATGGAAGTCTTGATAGTATTTTGCCCTCTCCCTTTCATGTCCGCAGGAAAATCCCTCTCCCTAAATCCCTCTCCCACGGGAGAGGGACTTTTCCCCCTTCTCCTGCGGGAGAAGGGGGCAGGGGGATGAGGGGCAGCCATTACATAACTCATTTAGGTTTGCTATATTTTCAAATAAATTCTAATTTTATGTCGATTCAACTTCGGACTGAAATCCTCAAATCCTACGGAGCAACCCCTTCAGAAGTGGAAGAACTTCTGACCTACAATCAAAATATTTTTGACCCCAGTCAACTCAAGGACTCTCCTACCTTTCCCTTAGAACCCGAACCGCATATTCAGACTTGGGAAACCTATCTGAGTGAATCTCAAAACCATGGCGTATTTCCTACCCTGAAATCTAAACTCGTTCAGTGGCAATTTCCCATTCAATCGGGTATCAGTGAAACAGAAAATTATCGCGCTGCCACTCGCAAAGGAAAAGCAACACATGAAATGCCAGAAGCAACGGGATTAGTGTTGCAAGAGCCAGAGAATTTAGCATTACAACTCTATGAAAGTTTAGCGGGAAAAATTCCCGTTTTAATCGTCGGATGTCGCCCCGATTTTGTCTCGATTATCCAAGCCTTAACCCAGCGCAATGAACCCCAACCGATTCCCGATTCTATGGGAGCCAGTATGATTGCAGGATATAATAATTGGGATCGAATTCGTGCCTATCGTCAAGGATGGGAAGAAAAACAAACTCAACCGGTTACAGAAATGCAGTGGAAACTTGAGTTTAAACGCCTCACTCCTCAAAAACATCTGTATCAAGACCGGTTTATTGTCCTCAGTTCTGGGGGATATAGTGGGGTGAGTGCTGCCGAAATGGGGATGACAGAATTGGAATGGTTGCAGGTTTCGCTTCAGATTCGTTTAGCCCATGAATGCACCCATTATTTTACTCGTCGGTTGTTAGGAGCAATGCGAAATAATTTGATGGATGAACTGATGGCAGATTATCAAGGAATTGTTGCTGGAAATGGTGGGGAGTATCGAGCAGATTGGTTTTTACGCTTTTTGGGGCTGGAGAATTTTCCAGAGTATAGAGTTGGGGGACGGTTGGAAAATTATCGCGGAGATCCTGAACTGTCTGAAGGTGCGTTTAAGGTGTTGCAGTCTTTAGTTAAGGATGCGGCAGAAAATCTAGAACGCTTTCATCTCCATCATGCTGAAGCCTTAGCTACTCCAGCAGGACAAGCGCGTTTATTGATTGCTTTGAGTCAGTTAACTTTGGAAGAAGTGGCTCATTCTCAGGAAGATTTTTTAAGTTCCCAGTTTCAATTCATATCAAATCCTTAAATAGTTGTCATTGCGACCGCAGGGAAGCAATCGCTGCAATTAGCTATCTGGATCGAGATTGCTTCATTCCGCTTTCGGCTGTCGCCGACATGAACGCTCCATTCGCAATGACGTACTATAACTAATCCAACGGACTTGATCTAGCTAAAAATATCCAATTCCATAGCCCATTTCTGCAAAACCAGAAGTGGTAAACATACTAAAGTTTATGTCTTGATCTTCGCATTGCTGGGCAGCAGCAGCTACAAATTCTTGATGTTGAGTCAAGGGGTGGGGGAGATTCTGACCGAGTTGACAAAACTGCTCAAATTCATTGAGTAATTGTGGATGGTCAAATTTTTTTAACTCAGTCTGGTAGTTAGATTGGGCAAATTTCCAAAATTCGCTCTCAAATCTCGATCCCATGGAATAGTGCCAACCGATAAATAGGGCTGTTCGCATGAGATGATTGAAGAGAATTTGATTAAAGCGTTGTAAATTGTCAGGCTTAAGTTTGGGTTTGGTGTGCTTGAAAACTAACTGACGTAGAGGCCAAACGGATAGCGATCGCATAAAAACCAAGATCCAGACGATCGCTGTGGCTTCGAGAGGTTCCAAAAATGACGCAGTATTGCCAATGCGGAACACTGCTCCATCAAAAAAGGAACGGCAGGTAAAGTTAGGGAATGTGAGCTGGCGTTCTTTAGCAACGGACGTTACACCTTCACTGTCTAGAAAAATATCAAAGTCCTGGGTTACGTCCTCAATACTGGTAATCAAATGGTTATAGATATAACCATAGGAGGTGCGGTGAGTGAGGGGAATCATAAAAATCCAACCATGGGGACGGGCGATCGCTCTGGTGGCTGAGTTGTATTCAAACGGATGACCATTGATTTTCAGGTCAACAATACCGCCAGGGATAGCTGGACATTGGCGCAGGAGAGCCGCATTGGTGGGAATAATGTTCACCTTGATATGCTCATCCCCTAGGGTTTTCGGGAGTCCCCGTGCATCGATCGCAAAGTCTACGTCTAGGTGAGTGCGATCGCTAAACTCAATCTTAGCCACCATCCCATCACTCTCCAGTGCAATGACTTTCTTATGAATAGAAGTTGCCGACACATACCGATCCAGCAACTTCACAATTTCCTCAGAAGAAAGATGATAAGCATACTCCTCTCGCAGGGGGCAAAAGTGATGAAAGAACGATTGATGTTGAGTTCCCCAATTCTCAAACTTAATGCCATACTTACGAGTCATAAAACATTGCTCGACTAACTCTAAGTCGCTTAAACCCGTCAGTTCTTGTAACCAATCCCGAAAAATAGCCGTTGTTCCCTCTCCCACACCAATAATGGGGATATTTGGATCGTAAATATGGTACAAATCGAAAGTCGGGAAATATTTGCTCAGGTGTGCAGCCGCCACAAAACCGGCTGTTCCACCCCCAATTACAGCAATTTTCATAACGGCTTACTCTGGCTTGATTCTAAAAGTTTAGTGGAAAAGAAGCTATCGTTTATAATCGTGAGTAACGGATAAACATTCCTGTAAATTAACCACACCATGATACATGCCTCCTGGTGTAAAAACAATATCTCCAGGCTCTGCTATGCCAGTCAGGACGCGATCTTTATCTGGAAAAAACCACCAGTATTTTGAACCATAAATACTCACATTCCAAGCATGACACTCTTCAACATCGATATGAGCTTCTGTCATTGAAGAAGGCGGGCCCAGAAAAATCCATCGATATTTGTCAGGTTGATATGAAGCGTCTGCAAAAAAAGGTGGGATTGAATAATCTTCCTCTAAAAAACGAT
This window of the Roseofilum capinflatum BLCC-M114 genome carries:
- a CDS encoding Uma2 family endonuclease; its protein translation is MLLEFNPLKIQAGQQILLDNVSWQQLDNFLTEFGEHPAVRLSYSHGLLEIMVPLPEHEKAKEIIGDMVKILLNEQGRNYESLGSTTLKNAQMTQAVEPDACFYIQNQAAIIGKERLDLTLDPPPDLAIEIDLTSRTRLEHYQRLGVLELWRYSSNGLEIHLLQGGQYITSEQSPTFPNIPIIKWVNQSVEESKVSGSSQALQMFRNWVKTLEF
- the bioD gene encoding dethiobiotin synthase, translating into MKSLLITGTDTETGKSVLTTALIAYWQTYYPNQSLGVMKPIQSGVGDLELYLDLFTLDQSPESITPLYLQTPVAPPIAAEVENRTIDLAPIWQAFTSLQKSKERVLVEGLGGLGSPITHELVIADLARDWKLPTVLVVPVKLGAIAQTVANVALARQYRVPLIGLVLNCTHPCTPTEQEHWAPIDLIESLTQMPILGTLPYLENPRDVKKLTQAASNLDLERLFQPLKINKIKES
- a CDS encoding PhnD/SsuA/transferrin family substrate-binding protein, with amino-acid sequence MKLKNLLFLPLLLLMACGSQEMGSNSNSREAIAACPPRMTLAVTDIVGEERLKNEFGAFQTALGEILGIPIDLFPMNDRVTAVPALLFERIDLALAGPSEYVLLKANADAIPLVGITRSGYHTVIVSNANSGIETLEQLKGKTLGIREEGSTASHLGALKILAGMGLKPNEDFKVEIIGSDRGLVVLKEGQLDAWSDGNPHYQRALGKYNLQASDFTLISEGDPLPNDLIVANPSLDAKCITALQARIVENERRLIDAIIASPANQKYAQSRMVAAQDEDYDLIREGYQAIGQEDLLSPTEESVIIHETTQENMEK
- a CDS encoding sensor histidine kinase, whose translation is MKKWLTNWQVSSIFRKIAYANFLVVSISITGTVLGFFIGDYYEEQAQKNLTQATQQEELLRSLETYILKLRAHPYKLIGTVEQALWFRYEIQQFEEHIDDIKSLINELNQLGSLSGSAAQSIDEFCEEAEIAIDRYEKRFQEIWPQVDPLRLSPQSRAEAQQQVLLSVLEDETQSIDVQFEKLTSQLDKLLDISEEQQETAHLQTKQAKKIRKLIISISLVISTSMAFILAIYTGRKIASPIELVTKTAQKVTADSNYNLEAPVITNDEVGILANAFNQLIVKVKKQIYELSEAQYFLEKRVEERTHKLQEALDSLQETQAQLIQTEKMSSLGEMVAGVAHEINNPVSFIHGNITHAQEYIDDLLDLLLLYQEVYVDIKPEIQNKIEEIDLDYIQSDFPKILASMRMGTRRIQTIVSSLRNFSRLDESEVKDVNLHEGLDSTLIILSSKIKPEIEIIKQYGELPQINCYPAQINQVFLNLIVNAIDALLNSDVEPKKISIITDRISRNRVQVKIEDNGPGIPKEIHHKIFNPFFTTKPIGEGTGLGLAISYRIIEKHEGKLEVISEVGQGTTFKITLPIKS
- a CDS encoding CYTH domain-containing protein, whose translation is MAIEIERKFLVKGDSWRGLGKAIHYRQGYIRTENHATVRVRIAGDRGYLTLKTLPSGSSGIRRLEYEYPIPLEDAQEMLEYLCDRPQIDKTRYTFNWGGMVWEVDEFAGDNQGLILAEVELTDANQEIQLPEWVGEEVSEDYRYFNSYLASHPYSQWKS
- a CDS encoding DUF7005 family protein, whose translation is MSIQLRTEILKSYGATPSEVEELLTYNQNIFDPSQLKDSPTFPLEPEPHIQTWETYLSESQNHGVFPTLKSKLVQWQFPIQSGISETENYRAATRKGKATHEMPEATGLVLQEPENLALQLYESLAGKIPVLIVGCRPDFVSIIQALTQRNEPQPIPDSMGASMIAGYNNWDRIRAYRQGWEEKQTQPVTEMQWKLEFKRLTPQKHLYQDRFIVLSSGGYSGVSAAEMGMTELEWLQVSLQIRLAHECTHYFTRRLLGAMRNNLMDELMADYQGIVAGNGGEYRADWFLRFLGLENFPEYRVGGRLENYRGDPELSEGAFKVLQSLVKDAAENLERFHLHHAEALATPAGQARLLIALSQLTLEEVAHSQEDFLSSQFQFISNP
- a CDS encoding tryptophan 7-halogenase, producing the protein MKIAVIGGGTAGFVAAAHLSKYFPTFDLYHIYDPNIPIIGVGEGTTAIFRDWLQELTGLSDLELVEQCFMTRKYGIKFENWGTQHQSFFHHFCPLREEYAYHLSSEEIVKLLDRYVSATSIHKKVIALESDGMVAKIEFSDRTHLDVDFAIDARGLPKTLGDEHIKVNIIPTNAALLRQCPAIPGGIVDLKINGHPFEYNSATRAIARPHGWIFMIPLTHRTSYGYIYNHLITSIEDVTQDFDIFLDSEGVTSVAKERQLTFPNFTCRSFFDGAVFRIGNTASFLEPLEATAIVWILVFMRSLSVWPLRQLVFKHTKPKLKPDNLQRFNQILFNHLMRTALFIGWHYSMGSRFESEFWKFAQSNYQTELKKFDHPQLLNEFEQFCQLGQNLPHPLTQHQEFVAAAAQQCEDQDINFSMFTTSGFAEMGYGIGYF